CCCTGGCGTGGACCCAAGGCAGTGAATTACGCAAATTACTCCCAGATTAACCCGGTTTTTTCGCTGTGACCGCCCCCATCCAACACCTCCCTTACCAAATAGATGAAGCCGGCAACCGGCATCATTTCTACGAAAACCACTGGAAACAAGTGGGGCTGGATTTGCTCATGCGCCATTGCCCGCCCCGGGGGCAAACCCTGCTGGATTACGGTTGTGGACGAGGGGAGTTTCTCACCCTGGCGGGCGCAGCGGGCTATCAGGTGACCGGGGCGGATGTGGACCCGCAATGCGTGGCCCTGGCCGCCCAGAAAGGCCGGGCCGTGAGTTTGCAGGCGGGGGATCCCCTGCCCCAATTCGGTCCGCAATCTTTTGACATTGTCGCCTGCTTCCACGTCCTGGAGCATGTGGAAAATCCCCGGCAGGTGTTGACCGGTCTGGGCCGCATCGCCCGCCAATGTCTGATTCTGGCCGTGCCCAATCTGCGCAATCTGGTCTGGTTGTTTCATCGGCGTATCCGGCTGGATTATGTGAACGAAGGGCACCTGCAATCGTGGGATCACTACCACTTTCTCAACCTGGCCGAGCGCCATTGCGGGCTGGAGTTAATTGAGTGGGGCTTTGATGCCACCGCCCTACCCTTGTTCAGCCGGCTCACCGGCAAACTTTTTGGCGAAAAAACCCAAATTCGGCTTGAGACCGGCCTTTTCAAGCGCGCGTTTCCTTTTCACGGCATCTCGGTGCTGGGCCTTTTTCGGCCGCGCCGTTAAGACAAGGCCATGCGAAGGATATCCTTGGGGGCAAAGGGAAGACTGCGCAGCCCCTGGCGCAGGTAAAACCAGCCATTGCCGGCCAGCTCCGCCAGCGGCACCGCCAGCAACATCCCCCATAACCCCAAGGGCGCCGCCAAACATAAACTCAAGGTCATGGCGCCCACCCCGGTCAGCAGCGCCACACGGTTGAAAGGCATGACGTTGGCCGTGCAGGTAAGCGCGCCAAAGGCGCCATAAAAGGTTTGAAAACACAGACTCGCAAAATAAAAAGCCAGCATGGGCGCCGGCAGCAGGCGGGTCTGGGCGCCCTTGAATTCCAACAAGGCATTGCCCGCAACCAAAACCAGCGCCGCCAGCCCCACGAGCGTTGCCAGCATCAAGCCCAGCCGCCGGATGAAAAGCCGGGTCAACTCTTCCATGCGTCCCTGAGTGCGCATGATGGTGATTTCAGGCCATTTGACGTTGAGCCACAAATTGGCCAGTCCCACCAGGAAAAATCCCACCTGGGTGGAAAGGCCCAGGGAGGCAAATTCCGCTTCGGGTAAAATCTGACTGCCAATGAGGATATTGCCATTGGTCAACAAATAACTGCCGATGAAAGTCACGCCAAAGCGGCGGGCGTTGGGCCATAAACGTGGAAAAAGTGTGGGGTCCGGCATGACCGGCTCGGCCGGGGGCGGCACCGCTTCCAGAAAGGCCCGGCGCCACAACCGGCGGGCCAGAAAGGCGCGCACCGCCGAGGCCACCACTAATGCCATTAAACCCTGCCCGGCCAGCAGCAAACCCGCCGCCAAAACAAAATAAACCAAACTGCTCCATAGCATCGCCGCTTGATAGGCTCGCACCCGGTTGACCCCCTGACAGGCCATGCCCCAGTAAGAAGTGGCCAGATTATAGCCGGTGGCGACCAAAAACGTGAACCACGACGCCCAATTCCACCAAGGCCGAGCGGTCAGCGATATGTGAGAAGCCACCAGCAAGGTGCCCCCCAGGCCGATGACCGTCATCGCGCCCACGGCCAGGTAGAGATACAGCCGTGCCGCAGCCAGATGCACCTGGCGCAACCGTTTCAGATTAGGCTCGCCTTTCTCCGGCGGCGCGCGCAGTCCTTCGGTGTCAAAATCCTCGGCGCCCGCCCATAAAAAACTGTACACGCGCGTCAGCGCCTGGCCGAATCCGAAATCCGCCAGCACCACCAGCGTGCCCAGGGAAAGAAACAGCCACCAAATGCCCAGCTCCTTGGGCGGTAAAACCACCAGCACGAAAGGCAGCAGGAAAAATTGTGCGCCCGCACGCAGCGCCGTCCCTAGCACGCCATACAACATGGCGGAGCGCTGGATGCGCTGCCATCCCTGCCGCCAGGATGCTTGCAATCCTTTCATGAGGGGATTTGCAACAACTCCCGATAAATGGCAACATGCCCCGCCGCCACTGCCTGCGGTGTATGATATTGTGCGGCGCGCTGGCGAGCGGCCGCTGCCATCTGCTCACGCCAATCTGGCCGCTCCAACATTTCCTGGAGATGCCGGCGGATATCTGCAGGATCGCGCGGATCAAATAGAACTCCGGTGACCTCTGCTTCAATCACATCCGGAATGCCACCCACTCGCGCTGCTGCCACCGGGACTCCCGCCGCCATGGCTTCCAGAAGCGCCATGGGACAATTATCCTCCAAGCTGGGCAACACCACCAGTGTGGCCCTTGCCAGGCCCTCGAGCAATTGCCTGCGATGCCAAAAGCCTTCATGACGACACCACGGGTGTTGCGCCACCCGCGCCTTAAATTGCTGATAATACGGGTCCCGCGCATCCCCTCCGCCCGCAAACACCAGGGTCAGCCCATATTTTTCCGCCACGGGGGCCAGCGCTTCAATAAGCCGCAGGTGGTTTTTGAGGGCTACAATGTTGGCCGGACACACAAGCCAGGGCTTCTGGGACGGCTCCCTTTTCACCCTGAAGAATTCCGGGTCCACAGCGTTGGGCAACAGCCATGTCCGCCGGGCCAGCCCCTGGACTTCGCGCAAGGTATGGCGGGTCAGGCAAACCACCCCTCCCGCCCGGCGCACGGCCAGGGACTCCAGCCGCGCCCCAACCCAAAGATAAGTGAAGGGGAGCGCCCGATGCAGTCGCGCAATCGCCCGCATATTGCCATGGACGGTAACCAGATTCGGACGCCGGCTGAAAACAGCGCCCAGCGCGCAATAACGCTCCGTCCCCTGCCCATGCACCACATCCGGTTGCAACGCTTGAATTCGCTGCCGCAAGGCGCGCACGGCCGGGAGGTATAACCCGCTCAGCCCGGCAAACCGGCCGGCGGGCAGGAGGTGATAATGCACTCGCTCCCCCAGTTGGGCGGGGGCCGCCATGGGGCGGCGGGTGGTGGCCAGCACGTGCAGCTCAATCTCCGGCAGCTCCTGCAATCCCTGCAACAGAGCGGCCGGGGCCGGGCCAAATTCCGGCTCCGGCCTGTCGTACTGCCGGCGTTCATCCCGGTTGTCCGGGATAATCATGGCCACGCGCAACTTTCTCATGCCGGCGCCTTTGCCAGTACCTGCCGATATACCTCCCTGGTCTTCTCCGCCACCTGCCGCCATGTCGGCACTGGGAAATTATGCCCAGCAAAACGGTGGGCCTTCTCGTAAAACTCCCGCAGACGCCGCGCAATCGCCGCCGGGCTGTCCAGGGGGCAAAATTGAATGTGCCGCGCCGTGGGGTACCCCCCAGTCGCCCACGGCAGGCGGGACAAAAACAGCGGCAAACCTGCGGCTGAAGCTTCATAGACGGCGATGCAGCCCGTTTCAAATTCGCTCAACAACGCAAAACCCCGCGCCCGCCGCAACAGCCGCTGCTTTTCCGCCTCGCTGACAAAGCCCGCGTAACGCACCCAGCGATTATCCACCAGCGCGCAAAACTGTTGATAATAGGAATCAGTCTCCGCGTAAGGTTTGCCCAGAAAAAGCACGGGCACCTGGGCTGAACGAGCGGCTTCCGCCAACCACACCGTGCGCTTGCGCGGCGCGATGGTGGCCATGCTAATCAAGTAATCTTCCTCGGCATCCGGCTGGGCCAGCGCCGCCAGCACGTCCGCTTCCAAACCGTGACTGATGTAGTGACACCGCTGCGGATCCGCGTCGAACAAGTATTGGGCCACGGCGGGTTCAATGGGCGAACAAAAAATGAGGGCGTCCACTGTGCGAAATGACTCCCATGACAGGCGGGTGGTAAAAGCCGGCAGGAATCGCATCCCCAGCCGCACCAACAAGCGTTGCAGCCAAAGCTGGCGGCGCGGGCGGCTTGCCGTCATGTCCAGAAACTCCGTCATCACCACCTTGTAGCCCTTTTGATGGGCCAGTCGCACATTAACAGCCGGGGCGCGCCGCCCAATGTAATGAATGATGTCGCCGGTTTGTTGCTCATCCCACCAGCGTTCCGGCTCCACCTCCTCCCCCAAGGCCGCCAGCTCGCGCATCAGGCTCTCGATATGCGTTTGCGAGCCGCCATGCGCCAGATGAAACGGAATGTCATGAGAGAAAAGTATCTTCATGGGGGGTGAGCTTAAACCTGCCGGCCCTCCGCGTACTTGCGCGCATAACGCGCCGGCAGCCTTTGAAACACCCACTTCCGCACGGCATGCGGCACCACCACGGCCGCCACCTCCGCCGGCTCAAGGCGCCGCCGCCACCAGCGCCGCCGCGCCTCCCGCAAACTGGCTGGGGAAGGTTGCGGCGCGGTTTTTTCCGCCCAAAACAAACCTTCCACGCTGACGTCATGCAACTGGCAGCGCCAGTTATCCAGCGCGGAAAGATAGGGCACCAGGTATTTGCCCTTGCGCAATTTGGCATCATGCGCCAGCAACCGCGCCCCCACTGGCAGGTGGGGGTCCAAAAGAAAAAACTCATCCATCTGCTCCATCGGGCGGTTGCCGCCGTCCAGGAAAACGAGGTCAATTTCAAAGCCCGGGGCTTGCTCAGCCAGCCAGCGGGGAATGACCTGTTGCGAAAACCCCAGGAGGGGAGTGAAACGATGCATCAACTGGGGCGCCGCCTGCTGCAAATTGGCCTTCATCTGCGCAAATATTTCCGGGTCCGCCTCGATGCCCCATAAATGCCCGCTGCCCCGGGCCTCCAAAGCGCGCAACAAATGCAAGGTGCTGCCGCCCCCCAGCCAGGTGCCCACCTCCAACACCACCCGGGGGGGACGTGGCGCGGTCCGCACGGCATCCTCCAACAACTGCCGCTCAACCGCGTTTAATTGCCCCTCCAGCACGGGGCCTTGGACACCTGGATTACTCATGCGCGCAATGCCATGTGGCGGCATACTAATTTCCGTTGTCACTGCGTGACAAGGGATTATTGGCTCGCCCCTGCCAGATGGGGCTGCTCCATAATGCCAGAATGCCCCGCCTCCAGGGACTTCACATGGCAGGCATGTATGAATCCAAACTGACAATGCCCCAGCCCCATCCCTCCACCTGCTTGAGCTTGAGAAGGGCTTTGTTATTCGTCCGTCTTGTGGCATTTTGAGGGGATGGATGATTCATCTGACAAATTAAAGATATTGTTCCTGTGCACCGGTAATTCCTGTCGCAGCCAGATGGCTGAAGGCTGGACCCGTCATCTGAAGGGCCATCTCATTGAACCCTATTCCGCCGGCATCGAAAAACATGGTATGAACCCCCATGCCTTGAAAGTCATGGCAGAGGCGGGCGTGGACATGTCCCGCCAATACTCCAAAACCCTCCATGAACTGGGCGGAATTACCTTCGATTACGTCATCACGGTTTGCGGCCACGCCCACGAAAGCTGCCCGGTATTTCCCGGTAAAACCAGAGTGGTGCATGTGGGGTTTGAGGACCCCCCCGCCCTCACCCGCCATCTGCCGGATGGCGAGGAAAAGCTGGCCGTGTATCGGCGCGTACGCGATGAGATTCGGCGTTTTGTTGAATCCCTGCCCGACCGCCTGCAACCAGGGCGTTAATCCTGTGGAGTTTTCCAGTTGTCGGCATCGCGGGAGGCCGTTAGGTTTGCGTATGATGATTGGGCGCATGGTGCAACTTTGGATGCTGCTGGCCGCCGGGGCCGCAGTGGCGGCAGGGCCTTCCCTTCAAGAATTACGGGAAGTCCTCCGCAAGCACTTGGAGGGGGTTGATGAATCCATGATCGAAGAGGCGGCGGTGGAGGGCGTGCTGCGCCGCTTCAGCAATCAGGTCATGCTCGTCACACCCCCCGCCGCAAAACCGGCCAATACCTATGGGGTGGATACCAATGCTCCGCCAGCAGCCCAACCGCGGGTGTACGAGGACCAGTTTGGTTATTTGCGCATCCAGCGCCTCGAAGACAACACCGTGGAGGAAATCACCCGGCAGTTGACCGCCTTGTGCTCCTCGAATCAACTAAAAGGCCTGGTCCTGGATTTGCGTTTTGCCACGGGGCGCGATTTGGCCGCGGCCGGGCGCCTGGCCCAGTGGTTTGTGGGGCGAGGCCGCCCCTTGATGGCCTGGAAAGGTCAGAAAATTGTGGCCCCCCCCGAGGCTCCAAGTTTTCAAGGCCCCTTGGCGGTGCTGGTCAACGGCCAGACCAAAGGTGCCCCGGAGGTGCTCGCTGCCATCCTGCGTGAACAAGTCACAGCCGTGCTCATTGGCGGCCCCACCCGCGGCGACACCGCCGAATACCGAGAGGTCAATCTGTCCAATGGCCAAATCTTGCGGCTTGCCGTGGCCGCCGTGACCTTGGGCGAAAGTCAACCCCTGAAGCCCGGCGGTTTGCGTCCAGATATTCCGGTGGTGGTCAGCGAGCGCGAAGAACGGGCCTATCTGGATAACCCCTATCGCCCGGGCGAGGGCGGCGCGGAAACCGCCAGCCGGCCGCGGTTGAACGAGGCCGAGCTGGTGCGCATGAAACGCGAGGCCACCGAATCGGAAGGCGCGGTGCGCAGCCGTCTGCCGGCGCGGGTCGAGCCGCCCAACGTCGTGCGCGACCCGGCGCTGGCTCGCGGTCTGGACTTGCTCAAAGGTTTAAGTGTGCTCAAACTAGGCCGCGGCTCCTGAGGCCGGAACGCCCGGGCGCCCCAAGGCGGGATTTTCCGTTGACGCCAACGCCTGTCTTGACCAAGTTGACCGCTGGTTGACGGCATGAAGACCGTATTATTTGTCTGCACCGGAAATATTTGCCGCAGTCCAATGGCTGAGGGATTGTTGCGCTATCTGACCCGCGAGCGGGGAGGTTACCGCGCAATGTCCTGCGGGCTGGGCACCCTGGAGGGCCAGCCCCCCAGCGCCCATGCTGTCCGGGCCATGGCGGACCTCGGCATTGATATTTCCCATCAGCGCAGCCAGCCCATCAGCGCCGCGCTGGTGGACCAGGCCGACGTTATTGTGGGCATGACCCGCAGTCATGTGGAGCAGGTCCTGCTGCTCTACCCCCAAGCGGCCGAAAAAACCTTTCTGTTGCGCGAATTTGACGACTCCTTGCCCAATCACCAAAAAGACATCGCCGACCCCATTGGCATGCCCTACGAAGTGTATGTCGAATGCCGCCGGCAAATCGAACAAGGAATCCGAGCCATGTTGAACTTTTTTGAATCCACTCAGAACCAGCGCGAAACCTCTTCCCAATTACGCGCCGCCCTCGGGGCGGACCATGGCGGTTTCGCCCTCAAAGAAGCCCTTAAACCCGTGCTGGAGGCCAAAGGGTTTGCCATCGAAGACCACGGCGCCAATTCCACTGAATCCTGCGATTACCCCGACTACGCCCAGGCGGTGGCCGAAGACGTGGTGGCCGGCAAGGCAGCCTTTGGACTTTTAATCTGCACCACCGGCATCGGCATGAGCATGGCCGCCAACAAGGTCCCCGGGGCGCGCGCGGCGCTGGTCACCACGCCGGAACTGGCCCGGCTGGCCCGCACCCACAACGACGCCAATATCCTGTGTCTGGGCGCCAAAGTGACCCCCCCGGAAACCGCCAAGGCAATTCTGGAAGCCTTTTTGGAGGCGGGTTTTGAAGGCGGACGCCATCAACGCCGCGTGCTCAAGATGGAAAAAGGCGTCAGCCTGCCCAGCCTCTGGCTCCGCCACACCGACCCGGCCATTGCCGATGCCATTGCCCGCGAGCGCCAGCGGCAGCAGGAAAATATTGAGCTAATCGCCAGCGAAAACTTTACCAGCCTGGCCGTCATGGAGGCCCAAGGCTCGGTGCTGACCAATAAATACGCCGAGGGTTACCCCGGCAAACGCTGGTATGGCGGCTGTGAAAATGTGGATGTGGCCGAGCAACTGGCCATTGACCGGGCCAAAGCCCTGTTTGGCGCCGAGCACGCCAACGTGCAGCCCCATTCCGGCAGCTCGGCCAACATGGCGGTCTATTTCGCCATGCTCAAACCTGGGGATAAAATGCTCACCATGGACTTGAGCCACGGCGGACATTTGACCCACGGCAACAAAGCCAATTTCTCCGGCAAGTTCTTTGAAATCATTCATTATGGTGTGCGCCGCGAGGACGAGCGCATTGATTACGATCAACTGGCCGACATGGCCCGCCAGCACCGCCCGCGCATGATCACCGTCGGCGCCAGCGCCTACCCGCGCATCATTGATTTCGCCAAAATGGGGGAAATCGCCCGGGAAGTGGGCGCGTTGCTGCTGGCCGACATTGCCCACATCGCCGGCCTGGTGGCCGCCGGGCTGCATCCCAGCCCGGTGGGGCACGCTGATTTCGTGACCACCACCACCCACAAAACCCTGCGCGGCCCGCGGGGCGGACTCATCCTCTGCAAAGCCCAGTACGCCAAGGAAATTGACTCCATCACCTTCCCCGGCATCCAGGGCGGGCCGTTGATGCACGTCATCGCCGCCAAAGCCGTGTGCTTCCAGGAAGCCATGCAGCCAGAATTCAAGACTTACCAGCAAAACATTCTCAAGAACGCGCAAGCCCTGGCCCAAGGCCTGGCCCGCAATAACTTCCGGCTGGTGAGTGGCGGAACCGACAACCATCTCATGCTGGTGGACGTTGGGGCCCGTGGCTTGACCGGCAAAGATTGCCAGATTGCGCTGGACGAAGCCGGCATCACGGTGAACAAAAATACCATTCCCTTTGAAACCCGCTCGCCCTTCCAGGCCAGCGGCATCCGGCTCGGCACGCCTGCTGTCACCACCCGTGGCATGGGCGAGCAAGAAATGGCCGCCATTGCGGACATGATTGCCGAGGTGTTGTTCGACTTGAAGAATCCCGCCACCGCGCATCAAGTGCGGGAGCGCGTGCGGGAGCTGACCGCAAAATTCCCCTTGCCCTATTAGCATTTGCTGTTAAGTTACCTAGGTCACCAGCCCGCACCGGGTTGGGAGCTGTTTTAACCCGCGTTAGGACGATGCATTCCAACGATGGCGCGCCGGTTCGCCGGCAGTTGCCGCCGTTTTGACCTGCCGCGTTAGATTTTTAACAACATTTACTAACGAGAGATTATGCCAAGAACCGCCAAAACGAAGACGGCCAAAAAGAAGGCCGCCCGCAATTTAACCGAAGAGGCCGCCGCCGCGCAGGATGCGCCCGCCGCCGCGGCCGCTGCCGAAGCCACGGCGGCCAAACCGCCTGCCCCGCCCGCAGCCGAAGCCGAAAAGGAAGGGCCGGTGCGCGAAGCCTCGGACCTGCGGCCGCCCCAACATGCCATCGAAACCACCGAAGGCATGAATGAGGCGCCAGCCCCGCCTGCCGACCGTACCGCCCCCGGCTCCATCAACATCGCCAAGCTGCAGGCCATGAGCATGCCGGAGCTGACGAAAATGGCCAAAGAATGGGGTGTCGAAAACTTCGGCACCATGCGCAAGCACGAGATTATTTTCCAGCTCCTCCAAAAGAATGCCGAGCGCAGCGGCGTGATGTTCTCCGAGGGCGTGCTCGAGGTGTTGCCGGAGGGTTTCGGCTTCCTGCGCTCGCAAAGCTTCAACTACCTCCCCTGCCCCGAGGACATCTACGTCTCCCCCTCGCAAATCCGCCGCTTTGACCTCCAGACCGGCAACGTGGTGGCAGGACAAATCCGCCCGCCCAAGGAAAAGGAAAAATTCTTCGCTCTCCTCAAGGTGGAGGCCGTGGATGGCGAAGACCCCGAAAAGGCGAAGGACAAAACGCATTTCGACAACCTCACCCCGCTGTTTCCCAACAAACGCTTCATTCTGGAAACTGAGCCGGATGAGCTGTCCACCCGCGTGCTGGACCTCATCTGCCCCATTGGCAAGGGCACCCGCGGCCTCATCGTGGCCCCGCCCCGCACGGGCAAAACCGTGCTCATGCAAAAACTGGCCAATGCCATCCTCCGCAACAACCCGGAGGTTTATCTCATCATCCTCCTTATTGACGAGCGCCCGGAGGAAGTGACCGACATGGAGCGCACCTGCAAAGGCGCCGAGGTGATTAGTTCCACCTTCGACGAGCCGCCCGAACGCCACGTGGCCGTGGCCGAAATGGTCATTGAAAAGGCCCGCCGCATGGTGGAACACAAGCGCGATGTCGTCATTCTGCTCGATTCCATCACCCGCCTGGCCCGCGCCTACAACACCGTGCAGCCGCACTCGGGCAAGATTCTCTCCGGCGGTGTGGATGCCAACGCCCTGCACAAACCCAAGCGCTTCTTCGGCGCGGCGCGCAACATCGAAGAAGGCGGCTCGCTCACCATCATGGCCACGGCGTTGATTGACACCGGCTCCCGCATGGATGAAGTCATCTTTGAGGAGTTCAAAGGCACCGGCAACATGGAAGTGCATCTGGACCGCCATCTGGTGGACCGCCGCATCTTCCCCAGCATCAACATCGAGCTCTCCGGCACCCGGAAGGAGGAGCTGCTCTATCACCCGGATGAATACCAGAAAATTGTCCTTCTCCGCCGCGCGCTGACGGGCGTGCCGCCGGTGGAAGCGATGGAGCTGCTGCTCAACAAGCTCAAGAAGACCCCCAACAACATCATGTTCCTCCTGAGCCTGTCGGTTTAATCCGGACATTTCACCTTCGCCAAAGGAAAACACAAATACCCCGCTCCACCAGGAACGGGGTATTTTTTTGCCCGGGAAAAGAGAGAAACCGCCACCGGCCTTTTTACAATTGCAGGCGCGGGTCCTTGTCCAGCATCTCGCTCAAGTTGGTCCAGGAAGTTTCGTTCATCGTATTGAAAGCGTGCAGATACACAATCACCGCCTCCCGCGGATGCTTTTCCAGCAGGAAATCCACCGCCGCCTTCAATTTTTCGTCCTCCACCTTTTCCGGCAGGTCATCCACCACGCCCTCCTTGTGGGGAATGCCCAGGTGATCCAGAAAATCCGCCAGCATGGCGGTTTGCTTTTTCAGCAGCCAGGTCCGAATTAAATTGCTTGCCGCCGGTTCCATGTGGGGCTTGGTCAACATTTCCAGCATCAGCTTGTGCCGTTGCACCCGCGGTTGCCGCTCCAAAAACACGGGCCGCACCCGCCGGGCTTCCGCAACCGCAGCCATGGTGGCGCGATACACCGGTTTGTCCGCCGCGTAGGCATGCTCAATAATGTCATTGGCCACTTCCGGCGGAATGAACGCTAACAACTCGTTGGACGTCATCATAAACGTTTAACGTGCCGCGCAGTCTAAACGGGAAAACCACCGGCTGGCAAGTATGGCGTGCGCTCCAGGCTGGCCGCGCGTTTGACAAGGCCCGCCCGGGCCGTACATTCACCGGCATGGCGAGCAAGTCCGGGCCGTCCTGCATCCGCCTCCGCGGCGTGCGGCACAACAATCTCAAAAATTTCGATCTCGACCTGCCCCTCGGCCGGTTGGTGGTCATCACCGGCCTCAGTGGCTCCGGGAAAAGCTCCCTGGCGTTTGACACCTTGTTTGCGGAAGGCCAGCGCCGGTACATCGAAACTTTTTCCCCCTACGCCCGGCAGTTCTTTGACCGCATGGACAAGCCCGCGGTGGACAGCATCGAGGGCATTCCCCCCGCCATTGCCATTGAGCAACGCAACACCGTTCGCTCCACCCGCTCCACCGTCGGCACGATGACCGAGCTGTGTGAACTCCTGAAACAGCTCTGGCCTCACCTGGCCCAGCTCCATTGCTCCGGCTGCGGCCAGCCCGTCCGCCGTGAGCCCCCCGAAATCGTTTGGGAAATCATCTCCGCCCATTGGCCGGACCAGGAGGTGCTGGTGACTTTTGATTTGCCGCTCACGGCCAAACTCAGCCTGAAAGAATGTCTGCATCTCATCCAGCGTCAGGGTTACCGCCGCCTGCTCATTGAAGGACAGATTGTTGAAATTGACCAGGCTTCCCCCGGCTGGCAATCCTCCCACCCCGCCTCCGTCACCGTCATTCAGGACCGCCTGCGCCTCTCCCCCGCGCACCGTTCCCGCGCGGTGGAGGCCTGCGAGCAGGCCTATCATTTCGGCCACGGGCGTTTGCGCGTCTGGCCCCTGCGCGAGGGCCGGCCGGCGCCCGGCGAAGCGCGTTCATTCAGCCTGCATTGGCACTGCGCGCCATGCAACCTGGCTTATCCCCCGCCCGTGCCTTCGCTCTTCTCCTTCAATCATCCTGCGGGCGCCTGCCCGGCCTGCAAGGGCTTTGGGCGCATCATCACCGTGGATTACCGACGCGCCCTTCCCGACCCCTCCAAAACGCTCAAGGAAGGGGCCATCAAGCCATGGCAAAGCGGCATGAGCCGCGAATGTCAGGACGATTTGATGACCTTCTGCAAAAAGCGCGGCGTGCCCGTCAACGTGCCTTTCCGGGATTTGCCGCCCGACATTCAAAAATGGGTGATTGAAGGTGACCCCGATTATGGCAAGGATGCCGCCCACCAATGGCCCCATTGCTGGTACGGGCTGCGCGGTTATTTCCGCTGGCTGGAATCGAAAACCTATAAAATGCATGTGCGCGTGCTGCTGTCACGGTACCGGACCTACACCCTTTGCCCTTCCTGCAACGGCACGCGCTTGAAACCAGAAGCCTTGAATTACCGGCTGCCGCCCCCCTGCCCTCCGCTGACCCTCCCGGCATTTCACCGGCTGACTCTGCAGGAAGCCCTGCAAGTGGCCATGCAACTGCGGCAGGCTCATTCCTGGGAAAGCCATCATCCG
This is a stretch of genomic DNA from Fontisphaera persica. It encodes these proteins:
- a CDS encoding class I SAM-dependent methyltransferase → MTAPIQHLPYQIDEAGNRHHFYENHWKQVGLDLLMRHCPPRGQTLLDYGCGRGEFLTLAGAAGYQVTGADVDPQCVALAAQKGRAVSLQAGDPLPQFGPQSFDIVACFHVLEHVENPRQVLTGLGRIARQCLILAVPNLRNLVWLFHRRIRLDYVNEGHLQSWDHYHFLNLAERHCGLELIEWGFDATALPLFSRLTGKLFGEKTQIRLETGLFKRAFPFHGISVLGLFRPRR
- a CDS encoding glycosyltransferase family 4 protein, with product MRKLRVAMIIPDNRDERRQYDRPEPEFGPAPAALLQGLQELPEIELHVLATTRRPMAAPAQLGERVHYHLLPAGRFAGLSGLYLPAVRALRQRIQALQPDVVHGQGTERYCALGAVFSRRPNLVTVHGNMRAIARLHRALPFTYLWVGARLESLAVRRAGGVVCLTRHTLREVQGLARRTWLLPNAVDPEFFRVKREPSQKPWLVCPANIVALKNHLRLIEALAPVAEKYGLTLVFAGGGDARDPYYQQFKARVAQHPWCRHEGFWHRRQLLEGLARATLVVLPSLEDNCPMALLEAMAAGVPVAAARVGGIPDVIEAEVTGVLFDPRDPADIRRHLQEMLERPDWREQMAAAARQRAAQYHTPQAVAAGHVAIYRELLQIPS
- a CDS encoding glycosyltransferase family 4 protein, which codes for MKILFSHDIPFHLAHGGSQTHIESLMRELAALGEEVEPERWWDEQQTGDIIHYIGRRAPAVNVRLAHQKGYKVVMTEFLDMTASRPRRQLWLQRLLVRLGMRFLPAFTTRLSWESFRTVDALIFCSPIEPAVAQYLFDADPQRCHYISHGLEADVLAALAQPDAEEDYLISMATIAPRKRTVWLAEAARSAQVPVLFLGKPYAETDSYYQQFCALVDNRWVRYAGFVSEAEKQRLLRRARGFALLSEFETGCIAVYEASAAGLPLFLSRLPWATGGYPTARHIQFCPLDSPAAIARRLREFYEKAHRFAGHNFPVPTWRQVAEKTREVYRQVLAKAPA
- a CDS encoding O-methyltransferase; protein product: MSNPGVQGPVLEGQLNAVERQLLEDAVRTAPRPPRVVLEVGTWLGGGSTLHLLRALEARGSGHLWGIEADPEIFAQMKANLQQAAPQLMHRFTPLLGFSQQVIPRWLAEQAPGFEIDLVFLDGGNRPMEQMDEFFLLDPHLPVGARLLAHDAKLRKGKYLVPYLSALDNWRCQLHDVSVEGLFWAEKTAPQPSPASLREARRRWWRRRLEPAEVAAVVVPHAVRKWVFQRLPARYARKYAEGRQV
- a CDS encoding arsenate reductase ArsC, which gives rise to MDDSSDKLKILFLCTGNSCRSQMAEGWTRHLKGHLIEPYSAGIEKHGMNPHALKVMAEAGVDMSRQYSKTLHELGGITFDYVITVCGHAHESCPVFPGKTRVVHVGFEDPPALTRHLPDGEEKLAVYRRVRDEIRRFVESLPDRLQPGR
- a CDS encoding S41 family peptidase, with amino-acid sequence MVQLWMLLAAGAAVAAGPSLQELREVLRKHLEGVDESMIEEAAVEGVLRRFSNQVMLVTPPAAKPANTYGVDTNAPPAAQPRVYEDQFGYLRIQRLEDNTVEEITRQLTALCSSNQLKGLVLDLRFATGRDLAAAGRLAQWFVGRGRPLMAWKGQKIVAPPEAPSFQGPLAVLVNGQTKGAPEVLAAILREQVTAVLIGGPTRGDTAEYREVNLSNGQILRLAVAAVTLGESQPLKPGGLRPDIPVVVSEREERAYLDNPYRPGEGGAETASRPRLNEAELVRMKREATESEGAVRSRLPARVEPPNVVRDPALARGLDLLKGLSVLKLGRGS
- the rpiB gene encoding ribose 5-phosphate isomerase B; the encoded protein is MKTVLFVCTGNICRSPMAEGLLRYLTRERGGYRAMSCGLGTLEGQPPSAHAVRAMADLGIDISHQRSQPISAALVDQADVIVGMTRSHVEQVLLLYPQAAEKTFLLREFDDSLPNHQKDIADPIGMPYEVYVECRRQIEQGIRAMLNFFESTQNQRETSSQLRAALGADHGGFALKEALKPVLEAKGFAIEDHGANSTESCDYPDYAQAVAEDVVAGKAAFGLLICTTGIGMSMAANKVPGARAALVTTPELARLARTHNDANILCLGAKVTPPETAKAILEAFLEAGFEGGRHQRRVLKMEKGVSLPSLWLRHTDPAIADAIARERQRQQENIELIASENFTSLAVMEAQGSVLTNKYAEGYPGKRWYGGCENVDVAEQLAIDRAKALFGAEHANVQPHSGSSANMAVYFAMLKPGDKMLTMDLSHGGHLTHGNKANFSGKFFEIIHYGVRREDERIDYDQLADMARQHRPRMITVGASAYPRIIDFAKMGEIAREVGALLLADIAHIAGLVAAGLHPSPVGHADFVTTTTHKTLRGPRGGLILCKAQYAKEIDSITFPGIQGGPLMHVIAAKAVCFQEAMQPEFKTYQQNILKNAQALAQGLARNNFRLVSGGTDNHLMLVDVGARGLTGKDCQIALDEAGITVNKNTIPFETRSPFQASGIRLGTPAVTTRGMGEQEMAAIADMIAEVLFDLKNPATAHQVRERVRELTAKFPLPY